The Anaerobaca lacustris genome contains a region encoding:
- a CDS encoding CotH kinase family protein: MIPHTNYWHTLIAAVLLSCTVRAVPATELVRITEFLAINDRGLDDEDRDESDWIEIHNAETSEVSLEGWFLTDSGKNPTKWEFPPVTLGPGEYLIVFASGKNRRDPAGELHTNFKLSGDGEYLALVRPDGVTATSQFAPSFPIQAPDVSYGLAAVTSEKVLLPQGAPARALVPLDGRLEGRPLSDAPRPWTLPDFDDSAWPSGETGVGYGYSHLIGTDVSAMQNVNKTVYVRIPFVVHDLEEIRGLTLRVWFDDGIIAYLNGHEVARHNAPAPGTETWNSGASASWPTDRIPAPVDFAIPQLDLLGEGVNMLAIQGLNHGLSNQDLLVLPELLAEVVAVDPPLHYFPIPTPGRPNRGGVEAIGPVIDDVEHSPETPSVRQPLQITARIAESCDPLVSAHLHYRVMFGPETSVPLLDDGNGPDAVAGDGIFTARIPAGSFEAAQMVRWYITAMDAVGRLSRFPRFLDPLNSPQYCGTVATDRSIATALPILHWFIEDPQAANTDQGTRCALFYDGLFYDNLWIYIHGQSSRGFPKKSYNIDLHPGHNFRWARGRPRADDINLMTTYPDKAQMRNILAYETYRDADCPYHWVIPVRVQQNGQFWGTAHLMENGDEDWLIRMGLNSQGALYKMYNSFSSPADAGYGAEKKTRKDEENDDLLALYHGLSASGETRRRYMYDNVDVAQVVNFLAARTLTGDTDCCHKNYYFYRDTDRTDLWEMWPWDVDLSFGRRWISSLTYWDQRLIANTPLFIGSGNRLPQAIFDTPEMRQMYLRRLRTLMDELLKPPGTPPDELHYEPRIDELASMLAPDAALDAARWGSDSWGNGSTAPCCPQSLPQAVAELKDFYLPERRRQLYDGLASGAREIPGPQPTETIISFGIIENALVDGNPDESYIQLLNPNRFAVDVSGWTLNDDAEPPLPLFAFRGGTVIPADGTLYVAVSRAGFDSRLHYPTKGRALFVVGDCTRALPASGIILELTDRRGMPVDRVIVP, translated from the coding sequence GTGATTCCTCACACGAACTACTGGCACACTCTGATCGCCGCTGTCCTCCTCTCGTGTACGGTCCGCGCGGTGCCGGCCACCGAACTGGTGCGGATCACCGAGTTCCTGGCGATCAACGACCGTGGTCTTGACGATGAGGACCGCGACGAGTCGGACTGGATCGAGATCCACAACGCCGAGACGAGCGAAGTGAGCCTGGAAGGCTGGTTCCTTACCGACAGCGGGAAGAACCCGACCAAGTGGGAGTTTCCGCCCGTAACGTTGGGGCCGGGTGAGTACCTGATCGTCTTCGCGTCGGGAAAGAACCGGCGCGATCCGGCGGGCGAACTGCACACCAACTTCAAACTCAGTGGCGATGGCGAGTATCTGGCGCTGGTCCGCCCGGACGGCGTCACCGCAACCTCGCAGTTCGCCCCCTCGTTTCCGATCCAGGCGCCGGACGTCTCCTACGGACTGGCCGCGGTCACGTCCGAGAAGGTGCTGCTGCCGCAGGGAGCGCCCGCGCGTGCCCTGGTGCCACTGGACGGCAGGCTGGAAGGTCGCCCCCTGTCGGATGCGCCGCGTCCCTGGACGCTGCCGGACTTCGACGATTCCGCATGGCCATCCGGCGAGACGGGGGTCGGCTACGGCTATTCCCACCTCATCGGCACCGACGTCTCGGCGATGCAGAATGTCAACAAGACGGTGTACGTCCGCATCCCCTTCGTCGTGCACGATCTGGAGGAGATTCGGGGCCTGACCTTACGGGTCTGGTTCGACGATGGAATCATCGCCTACCTCAACGGGCATGAGGTGGCCCGGCACAACGCCCCCGCGCCGGGGACCGAGACGTGGAACTCCGGGGCGTCCGCGAGTTGGCCGACCGACCGAATCCCCGCACCGGTTGACTTCGCAATCCCGCAGCTCGATCTGCTCGGCGAGGGAGTGAACATGCTGGCGATCCAGGGACTGAACCACGGGTTGTCGAATCAGGACCTGCTGGTCTTGCCGGAACTGCTGGCCGAGGTCGTCGCGGTCGATCCGCCGTTGCACTATTTCCCGATCCCGACGCCGGGCAGGCCGAACCGTGGCGGCGTAGAGGCGATCGGCCCGGTCATCGACGACGTCGAGCATTCGCCCGAGACTCCATCGGTACGGCAGCCATTGCAGATCACCGCTCGAATCGCCGAAAGCTGCGATCCGCTGGTTTCCGCACACCTGCACTACCGAGTCATGTTCGGCCCGGAAACCTCGGTCCCATTGCTCGACGATGGAAACGGCCCGGATGCTGTCGCGGGCGACGGCATCTTCACCGCCAGGATTCCGGCCGGAAGCTTCGAGGCCGCCCAGATGGTCCGCTGGTACATCACGGCTATGGACGCCGTCGGGCGCCTGTCGCGATTTCCACGCTTTCTCGATCCGCTGAACAGCCCGCAATACTGCGGCACCGTGGCAACCGACCGCAGCATCGCAACCGCCCTGCCGATTCTGCACTGGTTCATCGAGGACCCGCAGGCGGCCAACACCGACCAGGGCACGCGATGCGCCCTGTTCTACGACGGGCTGTTCTACGACAACCTCTGGATCTATATCCACGGCCAGTCGAGTCGGGGCTTTCCCAAGAAAAGCTACAACATCGATCTGCATCCAGGCCACAACTTCCGGTGGGCCCGGGGCCGCCCGCGAGCCGATGACATCAACCTCATGACGACCTATCCCGACAAGGCCCAGATGCGCAACATCCTGGCCTATGAGACCTATCGCGATGCCGACTGCCCCTATCACTGGGTCATCCCCGTGCGCGTCCAACAGAACGGACAGTTCTGGGGCACGGCCCACCTGATGGAAAACGGCGATGAGGATTGGCTGATTCGAATGGGGCTGAATTCGCAGGGCGCTCTCTACAAAATGTACAACTCGTTCTCCAGTCCGGCCGACGCTGGTTATGGCGCCGAGAAGAAGACGCGAAAGGACGAGGAGAACGACGATCTGCTGGCCCTTTATCACGGGCTGAGCGCCTCTGGGGAGACGCGCCGGCGGTATATGTACGACAACGTAGACGTCGCCCAGGTCGTCAACTTCCTGGCGGCCCGGACGCTCACGGGGGACACCGACTGCTGTCACAAGAACTACTATTTCTACCGCGACACCGACCGAACCGACCTCTGGGAGATGTGGCCGTGGGACGTCGATCTGAGTTTCGGACGCCGGTGGATCAGCTCGCTGACGTACTGGGACCAGCGTCTGATTGCGAACACACCACTGTTCATCGGCAGCGGCAACCGTCTGCCCCAGGCGATCTTCGACACGCCGGAGATGCGGCAGATGTATCTGCGGCGTTTGCGGACGCTCATGGACGAGCTGCTCAAGCCGCCCGGCACGCCGCCGGACGAACTGCACTACGAGCCGCGAATCGATGAACTGGCGTCGATGCTCGCACCCGACGCCGCACTGGACGCCGCCAGGTGGGGCTCCGACTCGTGGGGCAACGGCTCGACGGCCCCCTGTTGCCCACAGTCACTGCCACAAGCGGTCGCCGAACTAAAGGACTTCTATCTGCCCGAGCGAAGGCGGCAGTTATACGATGGCCTGGCCTCAGGGGCGAGAGAGATCCCCGGTCCTCAGCCGACCGAGACGATCATCTCGTTCGGCATCATCGAGAACGCCCTTGTCGACGGCAACCCCGATGAGAGTTATATCCAACTGCTCAATCCCAATCGCTTTGCGGTGGACGTCTCAGGCTGGACCCTCAATGACGACGCCGAACCGCCGCTTCCGCTGTTCGCCTTCCGAGGCGGCACCGTCATCCCGGCCGATGGAACGCTCTATGTGGCCGTCAGCCGAGCCGGCTTCGATTCGCGCCTTCATTACCCCACCAAAGGGCGGGCCCTGTTCGTCGTCGGCGACTGTACGCGGGCCCTTCCGGCCTCGGGCATAATCCTTGAACTGACCGACCGGCGTGGCATGCCTGTTGATCGAGTCATCGTGCCATAG
- a CDS encoding B12-binding domain-containing radical SAM protein produces the protein MLTLINTNRMMPPIGPIGLEYVAEAAQDQGLEVEVLDLCLCDDPDAALTAHFSDHAPALIGLSFRNVDDCFWPSAQWFVPDLTRLVQRLRSLSDTPIVAGGVGFSTFARRVIEATGVDFGVHGDGEQATVALYRQLHNGRAFETVDGLLWRRDGQIICNRPAWPSSLSLPTRRRAVDNATYFARGGQCGIETKRGCNRRCLYCADPLAKGAHSRLRAPREVADEVESLLAQGIDVLHTCDAEFNIPRSHALAVCEELLRRGLGEKIQWYTYLAVTPFDAELARAMKRAGCVGINFTGDSASETMLRTYRQPHRAADLADAVRLCRDNGIKVMIDLLLGGPGETPETAATTIEFVKKIGPDCAGASVGIRIYPGTGMVEMVASEGPLETNPAIRRKYAGPCDFFQPTFYIAPGLGPEPARLVKDLIAGDQRFFEPTEERPDAATTDHNYNDNAELVDAIAQGARGAYWDILHRLRAM, from the coding sequence ATGCTGACCCTGATCAATACGAACCGGATGATGCCGCCCATCGGGCCGATCGGTCTCGAATACGTCGCCGAGGCGGCCCAGGACCAGGGGCTCGAAGTCGAGGTGCTGGACCTGTGCCTTTGCGACGATCCGGACGCGGCCCTGACGGCACACTTCTCGGACCACGCGCCGGCGCTGATTGGTCTGTCATTTCGCAACGTGGACGACTGCTTCTGGCCCAGCGCCCAGTGGTTCGTTCCCGATCTGACGCGCCTGGTGCAGCGTCTGCGATCGCTCAGCGACACGCCGATCGTCGCAGGCGGAGTGGGTTTCAGCACCTTCGCCCGACGGGTCATCGAGGCGACCGGCGTCGACTTCGGCGTCCACGGCGACGGCGAGCAGGCAACCGTGGCGCTGTACCGCCAGTTGCACAACGGACGGGCGTTTGAGACGGTTGATGGGCTCCTCTGGCGGCGTGACGGGCAGATCATCTGCAATCGGCCTGCCTGGCCTTCGAGTCTGTCCCTGCCGACGCGGCGGCGCGCGGTGGACAACGCGACGTATTTCGCGCGGGGCGGTCAGTGCGGCATCGAGACCAAGCGGGGCTGCAACCGCCGGTGCCTGTACTGCGCCGATCCGTTGGCCAAGGGCGCGCACAGCCGACTGCGGGCGCCGCGCGAGGTGGCCGACGAGGTCGAGTCGCTGCTGGCACAGGGGATCGATGTCCTGCACACCTGCGATGCGGAGTTCAACATCCCGCGAAGTCACGCGTTAGCGGTTTGTGAGGAGCTTCTCCGGCGCGGCTTGGGCGAGAAGATACAGTGGTACACGTATCTGGCGGTGACGCCGTTCGATGCCGAGCTGGCGCGGGCCATGAAGCGGGCCGGCTGCGTCGGGATCAACTTCACGGGCGACTCCGCCAGTGAGACGATGCTGCGGACGTATCGCCAGCCGCACCGTGCCGCCGATCTGGCCGACGCAGTACGGTTGTGCCGCGACAATGGAATCAAGGTGATGATCGATCTGTTGCTCGGCGGGCCGGGAGAGACGCCCGAGACGGCCGCCACGACGATTGAGTTCGTCAAGAAGATCGGCCCCGATTGTGCGGGGGCGTCGGTGGGGATTCGCATCTATCCCGGCACCGGCATGGTCGAAATGGTCGCGAGCGAAGGGCCCCTGGAGACGAACCCCGCCATTCGCCGCAAGTATGCCGGTCCGTGCGATTTCTTCCAGCCGACGTTCTATATCGCTCCCGGTCTCGGGCCCGAGCCGGCTCGTCTCGTCAAGGACCTTATCGCCGGCGACCAGCGGTTCTTCGAGCCGACCGAAGAGCGTCCTGACGCCGCCACGACCGACCACAACTACAACGACAACGCTGAGTTGGTCGACGCCATCGCCCAAGGCGCCCGAGGCGCCTACTGGGACATCCTGCACCGCCTTCGCGCGATGTGA
- a CDS encoding Gfo/Idh/MocA family oxidoreductase, protein MASDMNRRKFLGYAAASAGAVTIVPRHVLGGAGYVAPSEKITVANIGCGTQGLTEMFGMLTAPEVQVVAVCDPNKDSSDYVEWGKDSVRSTIAAGLGRPQWRKGAGRVPGGRDVGKEVVELYYSDKTPSGGYRGCASYADFRELLENAKDIDAVKVMTPDHLHAIVSIAAMKKGKHVVMHKPLANRVREARIVIETVRKTKVSTHFLAASAGDNVRTVAGWIADGAIGTLREIHNWSNRPVWPQYATIPTDRPPVPKGFDWDLWLGPSLPRPYHPHYTHAVFRGWYEFGGGAVADMGHYSLWPVFQEFDLDAPISVESTPSHVCTIDDGVSRKIHNDYAFPFACTIRFKFAAKGDRPAVDLFWHDGGMKPPTPSEAEEDNIELPAEGMMFVGDKGKVLAGFLCENPRIIPERKARAFEAARDTAASDARRRDRRARTAAWIEAFRTGKPSYGDFLLAGPISEAFNLGAVSLRLGGRRLLWDAANMKVTNVPEANKYLDRECRKGWELT, encoded by the coding sequence ATGGCATCTGACATGAACCGTCGTAAGTTTCTGGGGTACGCCGCCGCCTCGGCCGGCGCCGTCACCATCGTTCCACGTCACGTGCTGGGAGGGGCCGGGTATGTCGCTCCGAGCGAGAAGATCACCGTCGCCAACATCGGCTGTGGCACGCAGGGCCTGACGGAAATGTTCGGCATGCTGACTGCTCCGGAGGTGCAGGTCGTGGCGGTTTGCGATCCGAACAAGGACAGCAGCGACTATGTGGAGTGGGGCAAGGACAGCGTCCGAAGCACGATCGCCGCGGGCTTGGGCAGGCCGCAATGGAGGAAGGGCGCCGGCAGGGTCCCCGGCGGTCGGGACGTCGGCAAGGAGGTCGTGGAGCTGTATTACTCGGACAAGACCCCGTCGGGTGGGTATCGCGGCTGCGCCTCCTACGCGGACTTCCGCGAGCTGCTGGAGAACGCCAAGGACATCGACGCGGTCAAGGTGATGACACCCGACCACCTTCATGCGATTGTCTCGATTGCCGCGATGAAGAAGGGCAAACACGTCGTGATGCACAAGCCGCTGGCCAACCGCGTGCGCGAGGCCCGGATCGTCATCGAGACCGTCCGCAAGACAAAGGTCTCGACGCATTTCCTGGCGGCCAGCGCCGGCGACAACGTTCGCACGGTCGCCGGCTGGATTGCCGACGGCGCCATCGGGACCCTGCGGGAGATTCACAACTGGTCGAACCGGCCCGTATGGCCCCAGTACGCGACGATCCCGACCGACCGGCCTCCGGTCCCCAAAGGGTTCGACTGGGACCTTTGGCTTGGCCCGTCGCTGCCTCGGCCTTATCATCCGCACTACACGCACGCGGTGTTCCGGGGTTGGTATGAGTTCGGAGGCGGAGCGGTGGCCGACATGGGGCACTACAGCCTGTGGCCCGTCTTCCAGGAATTCGATCTGGATGCTCCGATCTCCGTCGAATCGACGCCGAGCCACGTCTGCACGATCGACGACGGCGTCAGCAGGAAGATCCACAACGACTACGCCTTCCCCTTTGCCTGCACCATTCGGTTCAAGTTCGCGGCCAAGGGCGACCGGCCCGCTGTCGATCTGTTCTGGCACGATGGAGGGATGAAACCCCCAACGCCCTCGGAGGCGGAAGAGGACAACATCGAACTGCCCGCCGAGGGCATGATGTTCGTGGGTGACAAGGGCAAGGTCCTTGCCGGCTTTCTCTGTGAGAACCCGCGGATCATTCCCGAGCGGAAGGCCCGCGCGTTCGAGGCCGCCAGAGACACCGCCGCATCGGACGCGCGTCGGCGCGACCGGCGCGCTCGGACCGCTGCCTGGATCGAGGCATTTCGGACGGGCAAGCCCTCGTATGGCGATTTCCTGTTGGCCGGGCCAATCTCTGAGGCCTTCAATCTTGGCGCCGTCTCGCTGAGACTCGGAGGCCGGCGGTTACTATGGGATGCCGCGAACATGAAGGTGACGAATGTGCCGGAGGCGAACAAGTACTTGGATCGTGAATGCCGAAAGGGGTGGGAACTGACGTAG
- a CDS encoding NAD(P) transhydrogenase subunit alpha, whose amino-acid sequence MFLGVELIKKVPSQLHTPLMSGSNAISGITVVGALIASSREGGTAIATLLAVLAVLFATINVVGGYLVTDRMLEMFKTKAKDGGKP is encoded by the coding sequence ATGTTTCTCGGCGTCGAACTGATCAAGAAGGTCCCTTCCCAGTTGCACACGCCGCTGATGTCGGGCTCGAACGCGATCTCCGGAATCACCGTCGTCGGGGCGCTGATCGCTTCGAGTCGGGAAGGCGGCACGGCGATCGCCACGTTGCTGGCGGTCCTGGCGGTGTTGTTTGCGACGATCAACGTCGTCGGGGGCTATCTCGTGACCGACCGCATGCTGGAGATGTTCAAGACCAAGGCCAAGGACGGGGGCAAGCCATGA
- a CDS encoding S41 family peptidase: MNRVLAFCVAIIVGLASVSFGSEARLLRFPAIHGDQIVFTYAGDLYTVSADGGIARRLTSHEGFEMFARFSPDGKSIAFTGQYDGNTEVYLMPASGGVPQRLSYTATLDRDDVSDRMGPNNIVMAWTPDGQRIVFRSRRRSFNSFQGHLCTVPVAGGPVEELPLPRGGFCSFSPDGKRLAYNRVFREFRTWKRYRGGMADDIWIYDFEAKTTENITNHPAQDIIPMWKGERIYFLSDRDENARMNLFVYDLNTKQTRKLTEFVEFDIKFPSLGDRAIVFENGGYIYRFDLETEECKKVDISIREDLAGGRGGLAGVADKVTSYDVARDGKRAVFGARGDVFTVPVKYGEIRNLTATPGVHERNATWSPDGRWIAYVSDTTGEDEIWVVAQDGREPARQVTRNAETYKYRLVWSPDSKKILWADKRLRLRYVQVESGHVNEVDRSDRWEFGDYAWSPDSQWVAYARAEMEGMNKVRLYSLRDKTSHDVTDGWYDSSDPVFSSDGKFLFFVSDRDFNPIYGRTEWNHIYRDMSRIYLVTLAKGTESPFKPLSDEVEIEEAEKDTKDEKAKDANEPATEAEAKEDKDHEAIRVDLDGIKGRIAVLPISVSNYGNLQAAEDQLYYIRRGSNDGRAQLFLYDLKDRKETELGAVNGYRLSADGKKMLVASGGNYAIIDRPKGKIDIKDTLDLSGMEVFLDRRAEWKQIFDECWRQMREFFYVPNMHGVNWAAMRHRYAPLVRHVNHRADLTYVLGEMIGELNVGHTYVGGGESPTPKRVPLGLLGAELERDADSGYYRIARVLRGKNWDRGVRSPLTEIGVDAGEGDYILAVDGASTAEATDIYELLVNKAGRQVTLELNSQPTPEGSRKVVVVPTADEADLYYHEWVQGNIEQVSQATDGKVGYIHVPDMGPNGLNKFVEHFYPQIRKKALIIDVRGNGGGNVSPMLIERLRREIVMISFARNTGSWPDPEAMIYGPMVCLCDEFSASDGDLFTYRFKHYKLGTVIGKRTWGGVVGIRGTLPLLDGGYLNKPEFARYDVEGREWIIEGYGVEPDIVVDNDPAKEYAGIDEQLEKAIEVILDQLKTQEKEVPPLPQYPVR, translated from the coding sequence ATGAATCGAGTACTTGCCTTCTGCGTCGCCATCATCGTGGGTCTTGCGAGCGTTTCTTTCGGCAGTGAAGCACGTCTGCTGCGTTTTCCGGCCATCCATGGGGACCAGATCGTCTTCACGTATGCCGGCGATCTGTACACGGTCAGCGCCGACGGCGGCATCGCGCGGAGGCTGACGAGCCACGAGGGATTCGAGATGTTCGCACGGTTCTCGCCCGACGGCAAGTCCATTGCCTTCACCGGCCAATACGATGGCAACACGGAAGTATACCTGATGCCCGCCAGTGGGGGGGTGCCACAGCGACTGAGCTATACCGCGACGCTCGACCGGGACGATGTATCCGACCGGATGGGGCCGAACAACATCGTGATGGCCTGGACGCCCGACGGGCAGCGGATCGTCTTTCGTTCGCGCCGGCGGTCGTTCAACAGCTTCCAGGGGCACCTGTGCACGGTTCCGGTGGCCGGTGGGCCGGTCGAAGAGTTGCCCTTGCCGCGCGGCGGCTTCTGCTCGTTCTCGCCCGACGGGAAGAGACTTGCCTACAACCGCGTCTTCCGCGAGTTCCGCACGTGGAAGCGCTATCGTGGCGGGATGGCCGACGACATCTGGATCTACGATTTCGAAGCCAAGACCACCGAGAACATCACGAACCATCCGGCTCAGGACATCATCCCGATGTGGAAGGGCGAGCGAATCTACTTCCTTTCCGATCGGGATGAGAACGCGCGCATGAACCTGTTCGTGTACGATCTCAACACGAAGCAGACGCGCAAGCTGACGGAGTTTGTCGAGTTCGACATCAAGTTCCCCTCGCTGGGCGACCGTGCGATCGTTTTCGAGAACGGCGGGTACATCTACCGCTTCGACCTCGAAACGGAAGAGTGCAAAAAAGTGGACATTTCGATCCGGGAGGACCTCGCGGGCGGGCGAGGGGGCCTGGCCGGCGTGGCTGACAAGGTGACGAGCTACGACGTTGCCCGCGATGGCAAGCGGGCGGTCTTCGGCGCGCGGGGCGACGTCTTCACCGTCCCGGTCAAGTACGGCGAGATTCGCAATCTGACGGCCACGCCCGGCGTGCACGAACGCAACGCGACATGGTCGCCCGACGGCCGGTGGATCGCCTACGTCTCCGACACCACCGGTGAGGACGAGATCTGGGTCGTTGCCCAGGACGGCCGCGAGCCGGCCCGGCAGGTCACGCGGAACGCCGAGACGTACAAGTACCGCCTTGTCTGGTCGCCGGACAGCAAGAAGATCCTCTGGGCCGACAAGCGACTGCGACTGCGATATGTCCAGGTCGAGAGCGGGCATGTCAATGAGGTGGATCGGTCGGACCGATGGGAGTTTGGCGACTATGCCTGGTCCCCCGACAGCCAGTGGGTTGCCTACGCCCGGGCGGAGATGGAGGGCATGAACAAGGTCCGCCTCTATTCGCTGCGAGACAAGACGTCCCACGATGTGACCGACGGTTGGTACGACTCGTCCGATCCGGTTTTCAGTTCCGACGGCAAGTTCCTCTTCTTCGTCTCGGATCGCGATTTCAACCCGATCTACGGACGCACCGAGTGGAACCACATCTATCGCGACATGTCCCGCATCTATCTCGTCACACTGGCGAAAGGGACGGAGTCGCCGTTCAAGCCGCTCAGCGACGAGGTTGAAATCGAGGAGGCTGAGAAGGACACGAAGGACGAGAAGGCAAAGGATGCCAACGAGCCCGCCACGGAAGCCGAGGCGAAGGAGGACAAGGACCACGAGGCGATCCGGGTGGACCTCGACGGGATCAAGGGCCGCATCGCCGTTCTGCCGATCTCTGTATCGAACTACGGCAATCTTCAGGCGGCTGAGGACCAACTCTATTACATCCGGCGGGGCAGCAATGACGGCAGGGCGCAGTTGTTCCTGTACGACTTGAAGGATCGCAAGGAAACGGAACTCGGCGCCGTCAACGGATACCGGCTGTCGGCCGATGGCAAGAAGATGCTGGTCGCTTCCGGCGGCAACTATGCGATCATCGACCGGCCCAAGGGCAAGATCGACATCAAGGACACGCTCGATCTGTCGGGAATGGAGGTGTTCCTCGACAGGCGGGCTGAGTGGAAGCAGATCTTCGACGAGTGCTGGCGGCAGATGCGCGAATTCTTCTACGTGCCGAACATGCACGGCGTGAACTGGGCGGCCATGCGGCATCGCTACGCACCGCTCGTTCGGCACGTCAACCATCGGGCCGACCTGACGTACGTTCTCGGCGAGATGATCGGTGAACTGAACGTCGGACACACCTACGTCGGTGGGGGCGAGTCCCCCACGCCCAAACGAGTCCCGCTGGGCCTGCTCGGCGCCGAATTGGAGCGGGACGCGGATTCGGGCTACTATCGGATCGCCAGGGTGCTTCGCGGGAAGAACTGGGACCGAGGCGTGCGGTCGCCGCTGACGGAGATCGGCGTGGACGCCGGCGAAGGCGATTACATTCTCGCGGTGGACGGGGCCTCGACGGCGGAGGCGACGGATATCTATGAGTTGTTGGTGAACAAAGCGGGCCGACAGGTGACGCTGGAGCTCAATTCGCAGCCGACGCCCGAGGGCAGCCGCAAGGTGGTTGTCGTCCCGACGGCCGATGAAGCGGACCTGTACTACCACGAATGGGTCCAGGGCAATATTGAGCAGGTCTCGCAGGCCACCGACGGCAAGGTCGGTTACATCCACGTCCCCGACATGGGGCCGAACGGCCTGAACAAGTTCGTCGAGCACTTCTATCCGCAGATTCGTAAGAAGGCCCTGATCATCGACGTGCGAGGCAACGGCGGCGGCAACGTCTCCCCGATGCTCATCGAGCGGCTGCGTCGCGAGATCGTCATGATTTCTTTCGCGCGCAATACCGGATCTTGGCCGGACCCGGAAGCCATGATTTATGGGCCGATGGTCTGCCTGTGCGACGAGTTCTCCGCCTCGGATGGCGACCTGTTCACCTATCGATTCAAGCACTACAAGCTGGGCACGGTGATCGGCAAACGCACCTGGGGCGGTGTGGTCGGCATTCGCGGCACGTTGCCGCTGCTGGACGGCGGCTATCTCAACAAGCCGGAGTTCGCGCGGTACGACGTGGAAGGACGCGAGTGGATCATCGAAGGCTACGGTGTTGAGCCCGACATCGTGGTGGACAACGATCCGGCCAAGGAATACGCCGGGATCGACGAACAGCTTGAGAAGGCCATCGAGGTGATTCTCGATCAGCTCAAGACCCAGGAAAAGGAGGTCCCGCCGCTGCCCCAGTACCCGGTCAGGTAG
- a CDS encoding NAD(P) transhydrogenase subunit alpha: MKLFIAKEPGRQETRAAMLPSDAGKLIQLGAEVEVAAGIGRAINVTDEEYEKAGAKVSSDSKASLVAEMVLRVGVPDTDDVEQIGEGAIHVSLLDPFNNTEVVQALAARRVSAISLEMIPRTTIAQKMDVLSSQANLAGYVAVILAASRQNKILPMMMTPAGTIAPARVFVIGAGVAGLQAIATAKRLGARVDAFDVRPDAQEQILSLGAKPLKVDLGETGQTKDGYAKKLTDEQLAKQREAMARQCALSDIVITTAKVFGKKAPLIVTNEMIDGMQPGSVIVDLAVETGGNVEGSKPEKEVQRHGVTIIGRVELPRRVPVAASQMFSSNLYNFVEHFWHKETKRFILNREDAIIQGCLITHAGEIVHPAIQEAIA, from the coding sequence ATGAAGCTATTCATTGCCAAAGAGCCCGGCCGTCAGGAAACGCGGGCGGCCATGTTGCCGAGCGATGCAGGCAAGCTGATCCAGCTTGGCGCAGAGGTCGAGGTCGCCGCCGGAATCGGCCGGGCGATCAATGTCACGGACGAGGAGTACGAGAAGGCCGGTGCGAAGGTCTCAAGCGATTCCAAGGCTTCTCTTGTGGCCGAGATGGTCCTTCGCGTGGGTGTCCCCGATACCGACGATGTCGAGCAAATCGGCGAAGGAGCCATCCACGTCAGTCTGCTCGACCCCTTCAACAACACCGAGGTGGTCCAGGCCCTTGCCGCTCGCAGGGTCAGTGCGATCAGCCTGGAGATGATCCCGCGCACGACCATTGCCCAGAAGATGGACGTGCTCAGCTCGCAGGCGAATCTGGCGGGCTATGTGGCGGTGATCCTGGCGGCGTCGCGGCAGAACAAGATCCTGCCGATGATGATGACTCCTGCCGGGACGATCGCGCCGGCCCGCGTGTTTGTCATCGGCGCCGGCGTGGCGGGCTTGCAGGCCATCGCGACCGCCAAGCGTCTCGGCGCCCGCGTCGACGCCTTCGACGTGCGCCCCGACGCCCAGGAGCAGATCCTCTCGCTGGGCGCCAAGCCACTGAAGGTCGATCTGGGCGAAACGGGGCAGACCAAGGACGGCTATGCCAAGAAGCTGACCGACGAGCAACTGGCCAAACAGCGCGAGGCGATGGCCCGGCAATGCGCCCTGTCCGATATCGTGATCACGACCGCCAAGGTCTTCGGCAAGAAGGCCCCGCTGATCGTGACCAATGAGATGATCGACGGGATGCAGCCCGGCAGCGTGATCGTCGATCTGGCGGTCGAGACGGGCGGCAACGTCGAGGGCTCCAAGCCCGAAAAGGAGGTCCAGCGGCATGGGGTGACGATCATCGGGCGGGTGGAACTGCCCCGTCGCGTCCCCGTGGCGGCCAGCCAGATGTTCAGCAGCAATCTGTACAACTTCGTCGAGCACTTCTGGCACAAGGAAACCAAGCGATTCATCCTCAATCGGGAGGATGCCATCATTCAAGGATGCCTGATCACGCACGCAGGCGAAATCGTCCATCCGGCCATCCAGGAGGCCATTGCGTAG